Proteins co-encoded in one Mycobacterium mantenii genomic window:
- a CDS encoding alpha/beta hydrolase family esterase, producing the protein MPGRLATLFGALLLIAGCASALPSGFVTGTSVHHINVGGRDRSYRLYEPAGIPASTPLVVVLHGYSGSAQQVERDYGWDELADAGRFVVAYPDGVDRAWNVDGEGCCGRPGREGVDDVAFISAAVADIARNVATDPARVYVTGMSNGAIMSYTLACDTDIFAAIGPVAGTLLTDCRKPRPMSIMHIHGTADRLVPYGGGQGFSVIHGPSVPSLNAFWRNVDQCGSPATVTNGPLATSTAGCTGNRGVVLITIDGGGHEWPGFASQRLWEFFAAHPR; encoded by the coding sequence ATGCCCGGTCGGCTCGCGACGCTCTTCGGGGCGCTCCTGTTAATCGCGGGTTGTGCGTCGGCGCTGCCGTCGGGCTTCGTCACCGGCACCAGCGTGCACCACATCAATGTCGGCGGGCGCGATCGCAGCTATCGGCTCTACGAGCCCGCGGGGATACCGGCTTCGACGCCGCTCGTGGTCGTGCTGCACGGCTACTCCGGGAGCGCACAGCAGGTCGAAAGGGATTACGGCTGGGACGAATTGGCCGATGCGGGCCGGTTCGTCGTCGCTTACCCGGATGGAGTTGACCGGGCCTGGAACGTCGACGGGGAAGGCTGCTGCGGCCGGCCGGGACGGGAGGGTGTCGATGACGTCGCCTTCATCAGCGCGGCCGTCGCCGACATCGCCAGGAACGTAGCCACCGATCCCGCCAGGGTCTATGTCACCGGCATGAGTAACGGCGCCATCATGTCCTACACGCTGGCGTGCGACACCGACATCTTCGCCGCCATCGGTCCGGTGGCGGGCACGCTGCTGACCGACTGCCGCAAGCCCCGCCCGATGTCGATCATGCACATCCACGGCACGGCGGATCGGCTGGTGCCCTACGGCGGCGGGCAGGGTTTCAGCGTCATCCACGGCCCGTCGGTGCCCAGCCTGAATGCATTCTGGCGCAACGTTGATCAGTGTGGCAGTCCGGCCACCGTGACGAACGGTCCGTTGGCCACGTCGACGGCCGGATGTACCGGTAACCGCGGCGTCGTCCTCATCACCATCGACGGCGGCGGCCACGAATGGCCGGGCTTCGCCAGCCAACGGCTGTGGGAGTTCTTCGCGGCCCATCCCCGGTAG
- a CDS encoding deoxyribonuclease IV, with product MLIGSHVHQDAPLAAAQADGADVVQFFLGNPQSWKKPKPRDDAEALKASTIPLYVHAPYLINVASANNRIRIPSRKILQDTCDAAAEINATAVVVHGGHADDNDMEAGFERWVKALDYLETDVRVYLENTAGGDHAMARYFDTIGRLWDRIGDKGIGFCLDTCHAWAAGEELIDAVDRIKALTGRIDLVHCNDSRDAAGSGADRHANFGTGQIDPELLAAVVTAADAPVICETADEGRKDDIAFLREKTSG from the coding sequence GTGCTCATCGGTTCGCATGTCCATCAAGACGCTCCCCTGGCCGCGGCCCAGGCGGACGGCGCCGACGTGGTGCAGTTCTTCCTGGGCAACCCGCAGAGCTGGAAGAAGCCCAAACCCCGCGACGACGCCGAGGCGCTGAAGGCGTCCACCATCCCGCTGTACGTCCACGCGCCATACCTCATCAACGTGGCGTCGGCCAACAACCGCATCCGCATCCCGTCGCGCAAGATCCTGCAGGACACCTGCGATGCCGCCGCGGAGATCAACGCGACGGCCGTGGTCGTGCACGGCGGCCACGCCGACGACAACGACATGGAGGCCGGCTTCGAGCGGTGGGTCAAGGCGCTGGACTACCTGGAGACCGACGTGCGGGTGTACCTGGAGAACACCGCCGGCGGCGACCACGCGATGGCCCGCTACTTCGACACCATCGGCAGGCTGTGGGATCGCATCGGCGACAAGGGCATTGGGTTCTGCCTGGACACCTGCCATGCGTGGGCCGCGGGTGAGGAACTGATCGACGCGGTGGACCGGATCAAGGCGCTGACCGGCCGCATCGACCTGGTGCACTGCAACGACTCGAGGGACGCGGCGGGCTCGGGCGCCGACCGGCACGCCAACTTCGGCACCGGCCAGATCGATCCCGAGCTGCTCGCCGCGGTGGTCACGGCGGCCGACGCGCCGGTCATCTGCGAGACCGCCGACGAGGGCCGCAAGGACGACATCGCGTTCCTGCGGGAAAAGACCAGCGGCTGA